The proteins below are encoded in one region of Fusobacterium varium:
- a CDS encoding aminopeptidase produces the protein MMDQRIIKLAKNLVNHSCRLKEGEKVLIEAYGDTTRDLVKALVKEAYSVGALPFVTIKDNSVLRTILNDCSVEQLQHMAKYELERMKDMDAYIGIRGGDNSTELSDVADEKMKLYSQYFMNPVHMAERVNNTKWVILRYPNNSMAQLANTSLEAFEDFYFDVCCLDYSKMEKAMDSLCDLLSKTDKVRIKGVGTDLTFSIKDIPNVKCFGLRNIPDGEVYTAPVRESVNGVISYNTPSNYQGFTFENITFEFKDGKIVKATANNTEKINQILDSDEGARYIGEFAIGVNPYVLKPMKDTLFDEKIAGSIHFTPGQAYKQANNGNRSSIHWDLVLIQREEWGGGEIWFDDKLVRKDGIFVLDELKGLNPENLK, from the coding sequence ATTATGGATCAAAGAATTATTAAATTAGCAAAAAACTTAGTTAATCACTCATGTAGATTAAAAGAGGGAGAAAAGGTTTTAATAGAAGCTTATGGGGATACTACTAGAGATTTAGTAAAAGCTCTTGTAAAAGAGGCATATTCAGTAGGAGCTCTTCCATTTGTTACTATAAAAGATAACTCTGTTTTAAGAACAATTTTAAATGATTGCTCTGTTGAACAATTACAACATATGGCAAAATATGAACTTGAAAGAATGAAAGACATGGACGCATATATCGGTATTAGAGGGGGAGATAACTCAACTGAACTTTCTGATGTAGCTGATGAAAAAATGAAACTATACTCTCAATACTTTATGAATCCAGTACATATGGCTGAAAGAGTAAATAACACTAAATGGGTTATTTTAAGATATCCTAACAACTCTATGGCACAACTTGCTAATACATCACTTGAAGCTTTTGAGGACTTCTATTTTGATGTTTGTTGTTTAGATTACTCAAAAATGGAAAAAGCTATGGATTCACTATGTGATCTTTTAAGTAAAACTGACAAAGTAAGAATCAAAGGTGTTGGAACTGATCTAACTTTCTCTATAAAAGATATACCAAATGTAAAATGTTTTGGACTTAGAAATATACCAGATGGAGAAGTTTACACTGCCCCAGTAAGAGAGAGTGTAAATGGAGTTATCTCTTACAATACTCCATCAAACTATCAAGGATTTACATTTGAAAATATAACTTTTGAATTTAAAGATGGTAAAATTGTAAAAGCTACTGCTAATAACACTGAAAAAATCAATCAAATACTAGACAGTGATGAGGGAGCTAGATATATAGGTGAGTTTGCTATCGGTGTAAACCCTTATGTATTAAAACCTATGAAAGATACTTTATTTGATGAAAAAATAGCTGGAAGTATCCACTTTACCCCTGGACAAGCTTACAAACAAGCTAACAATGGTAACAGATCAAGCATTCACTGGGATCTTGTACTTATCCAAAGAGAAGAATGGGGTGGAGGAGAGATCTGGTTTGATGATAAACTTGTAAGAAAAGATGGAATTTTTGTTTTAGATGAATTAAAGGGATTAAATCCTGAAAATCTAAAATAA
- the dinB gene encoding DNA polymerase IV has protein sequence MDRVIMHYDMDCFYASIETRDNPKYKNRPMVVAGGVVTTANYEARKYGIHSAMSTFEAKKLCPNLMIVYPNKEKYFKESQIIHNLVLKITHKIEFVALDEGYIDITDVIKKFSSKEKFAKTFRERIFKHTGLTCSVGIGVNKISAKIASDINKPFGQYIFNSEEEFVEYMKEKKIRKLQGVGEKFEKLLNKDNIYFVKDVHRFSLKELIKKYGKARGELLYLYSRGIDYSPVEYDKPTHSVGAENTYSFLLNTEEEINKKLQEVFETAYSRLKKKNFLTKTISIKVRYEDRATINKAKTIAIATYDKEILFEYVQEIFNEIEKKDSIKLLGITFKNLVEFSIRQLSFKDEFNLR, from the coding sequence ATGGATAGAGTTATTATGCACTATGATATGGACTGTTTCTACGCCTCAATAGAAACAAGAGATAATCCTAAATATAAAAATCGTCCAATGGTTGTTGCTGGTGGTGTGGTTACAACTGCTAATTATGAAGCTCGTAAATATGGTATCCATTCAGCAATGAGTACATTTGAAGCTAAAAAACTTTGTCCCAACTTAATGATTGTCTATCCAAATAAAGAAAAATACTTTAAAGAATCTCAAATTATCCATAACCTAGTTTTAAAAATAACACATAAAATAGAGTTTGTAGCCCTTGATGAAGGATATATAGATATAACTGATGTAATAAAAAAATTCTCTTCAAAGGAAAAATTTGCTAAAACTTTTAGAGAGAGAATTTTTAAACATACTGGCTTAACTTGCTCTGTGGGAATTGGAGTTAATAAGATTTCAGCTAAAATAGCTAGTGATATAAACAAGCCTTTTGGACAATATATATTCAATAGTGAAGAGGAGTTTGTTGAATATATGAAAGAAAAAAAGATTAGAAAACTTCAAGGAGTGGGAGAAAAATTTGAGAAACTTTTAAATAAAGATAATATATATTTTGTGAAAGATGTTCACAGATTTTCTCTTAAAGAGCTTATTAAAAAATATGGAAAAGCTAGAGGAGAACTTCTCTATCTATATAGTAGAGGAATAGATTATAGCCCTGTTGAGTATGATAAACCTACTCACTCTGTTGGTGCTGAAAATACCTATTCTTTCCTTTTAAATACTGAAGAAGAGATTAATAAAAAGTTACAAGAGGTTTTTGAAACTGCTTATAGTCGTTTAAAAAAGAAAAATTTTCTTACTAAAACTATTTCAATTAAGGTAAGATATGAGGATAGAGCTACTATTAATAAAGCTAAAACTATTGCTATTGCTACTTATGATAAAGAGATTCTTTTTGAATATGTTCAGGAGATTTTTAATGAGATTGAAAAGAAAGATAGTATTAAACTTTTGGGGATTACATTTAAAAATCTTGTGGAATTTTCTATAAGGCAACTTTCTTTTAAAGATGAGTTTAATTTAAGATAG
- a CDS encoding polysaccharide deacetylase family protein has product MNILMALSQLEVTGAEVYGVTLADELMNRGNKVMIVSDTLTKKCKAEYIKLEFNKRGLGNRINQVKTLLKIIRENDIQVVHAHSRASSWSSAIACKIAGIPLITSTHGRQPVHLSRKVFKAFGDLTIPVCENIQTHLINDLGVKPDKSVVLRNPIDTSLYSFEPKEDKKDKKIISIIGRLSGPKGDVAYSLLEVLSTMENFHIRIIGGKDIPEKFIKFKNIENIEFLGYVNDVPNKIKESDIIIGAGRVAVEAILSGRPVIAVGEAKYIGCITPNNLNEGFKSNFGDIDFSSQIIIDNKSLTSDIETALNLTDKNLLNLREMTTDEFDLYKIVDKIEKIYSKTYVEKKKYEIPVIMYHRVVNDESEAGVHGTYITAKKFDEHMRFLKENGYETITFKELKKLNWRNRFNKEKKLIMLTFDDGYEDNYKIAFPILKKYDFHCIIYLVSHLNFNRWDVEVPNNPEKKFILMTLDMIKEMQEYGIEFGGHTMTHPKLAHIPLEEARKEILTSKATLEEKLGEKLTSFAYPYGDLNEDVKNIVKESGYDFAVATDSGDISFAEDLFQIRRIGIFPTNNMLNFRRKVKGNYNFIKIKREKRHSNS; this is encoded by the coding sequence ATGAATATTCTTATGGCACTTTCTCAGCTTGAAGTAACTGGAGCAGAGGTATATGGAGTTACTTTAGCTGATGAACTTATGAATAGAGGAAACAAAGTTATGATTGTTTCAGATACTCTTACTAAAAAGTGCAAAGCTGAATATATAAAATTGGAATTTAATAAGAGAGGGCTTGGAAACAGGATCAATCAAGTTAAAACACTTTTAAAAATCATAAGAGAAAATGATATTCAAGTGGTTCATGCTCACTCAAGGGCATCTTCTTGGAGCTCTGCCATAGCTTGTAAAATAGCTGGAATACCTCTTATTACTTCTACTCATGGTAGACAACCAGTACATCTAAGCAGAAAGGTTTTTAAAGCATTTGGTGATTTAACAATACCTGTTTGTGAAAATATACAAACTCATCTTATTAATGATTTAGGAGTTAAACCTGATAAAAGTGTTGTTCTAAGAAATCCTATTGACACTTCATTATATAGTTTTGAACCTAAAGAAGATAAAAAGGACAAAAAAATTATATCTATCATTGGAAGATTATCTGGTCCTAAAGGAGATGTAGCTTACTCACTACTTGAAGTTCTCTCTACTATGGAAAATTTTCATATTAGAATAATAGGTGGAAAAGATATACCAGAAAAGTTTATTAAATTTAAAAATATTGAAAATATTGAGTTTTTAGGTTACGTAAATGATGTTCCTAATAAAATTAAAGAATCTGATATTATAATAGGAGCTGGAAGAGTAGCTGTTGAAGCTATTCTTTCAGGTCGTCCAGTTATAGCTGTTGGAGAGGCTAAATATATTGGTTGCATCACTCCTAATAATTTAAATGAAGGATTCAAATCAAATTTTGGAGATATTGATTTTTCAAGCCAAATTATTATAGATAACAAGAGTTTAACTTCTGATATTGAAACTGCTTTGAATTTAACTGATAAAAATCTATTAAATTTAAGAGAAATGACAACAGATGAGTTTGACTTATATAAAATAGTTGATAAAATCGAAAAGATATATAGCAAAACTTATGTGGAAAAGAAGAAATATGAGATTCCTGTTATAATGTACCATAGAGTTGTAAATGATGAGAGTGAAGCTGGTGTCCACGGAACCTATATAACTGCTAAGAAGTTTGATGAACATATGAGATTTTTAAAGGAAAATGGATATGAAACTATTACCTTTAAAGAACTTAAAAAATTAAACTGGAGAAATCGTTTTAACAAAGAAAAAAAACTTATTATGCTTACATTTGATGATGGATATGAAGATAATTATAAAATTGCATTTCCTATCTTGAAAAAATACGATTTTCATTGTATTATATATTTAGTATCTCACCTTAATTTCAATAGATGGGATGTAGAAGTACCTAACAATCCAGAAAAAAAATTCATATTGATGACTTTAGATATGATAAAAGAGATGCAAGAGTATGGAATAGAGTTTGGTGGACATACAATGACACATCCAAAACTTGCTCATATACCTCTTGAAGAAGCTAGAAAAGAGATTTTAACTTCTAAAGCTACCTTGGAAGAAAAACTTGGTGAAAAGCTTACATCTTTTGCATACCCATATGGTGATCTAAATGAAGATGTGAAAAATATTGTTAAAGAATCTGGCTATGATTTTGCTGTGGCAACAGATTCTGGAGATATCTCCTTTGCAGAAGACCTATTTCAAATAAGAAGAATAGGGATATTTCCAACTAATAATATGTTAAATTTTAGAAGGAAAGTAAAAGGAAATTATAATTTTATAAAAATAAAAAGAGAAAAGAGACATTCTAACTCTTAA